The following proteins come from a genomic window of Herpetosiphon gulosus:
- a CDS encoding choice-of-anchor A family protein: PTATNTPLPTATNTPLPTATNTPLPTATNTPLPTATNTPLPTATSTPVPTSTPVPGNQCVPQGLGTAGDFNVFTFGNITQSNTDIEGRAAAGGNINFQNFGVGVRLTNSNGARDDLVAGGSLTYTNGSVYNGNVVYGTTKSLNGVSVLNGTVRQDQPINFANEQSLLRNRSQAWGALSANAPTVYEYGAVKLTGTNPTLNIFTVDGAQLNNANGLNINVPASSSVLINITGTNNRMQNFETFLTNVDQTKIVYNFYQATSFSLSGIGIKGTILAPFADVSFSNGQINGTLIGNSLIGGGESHHYPFNGCLPAIPANKSVER; this comes from the coding sequence TGCCAACGGCGACCAACACACCGTTGCCAACGGCGACCAACACACCGTTGCCAACGGCGACCAACACACCGTTGCCAACGGCGACCAACACACCGTTGCCAACGGCGACCAACACACCGTTGCCAACCGCAACTAGTACTCCAGTACCAACCAGTACTCCCGTACCTGGCAACCAATGTGTCCCACAAGGGTTAGGCACTGCTGGCGATTTCAATGTCTTTACCTTTGGCAACATTACCCAAAGCAACACCGATATTGAAGGTCGGGCCGCTGCTGGTGGCAACATCAACTTCCAAAACTTTGGGGTTGGCGTGCGCTTGACCAACTCGAATGGTGCTCGCGATGACTTAGTTGCTGGTGGTTCGCTGACCTATACCAACGGCTCGGTTTACAACGGCAATGTGGTTTATGGCACGACTAAATCATTGAATGGCGTTAGTGTCTTGAATGGTACGGTTCGCCAAGACCAACCAATCAATTTTGCCAACGAGCAAAGCTTGCTGCGCAACCGCTCGCAAGCTTGGGGAGCGTTGAGCGCCAATGCGCCGACGGTTTATGAATATGGCGCAGTCAAGTTGACCGGAACTAACCCAACCTTGAATATTTTCACGGTTGATGGCGCTCAATTGAATAATGCTAATGGCTTGAACATCAACGTCCCAGCTAGCTCATCAGTCTTGATCAACATCACTGGCACGAACAATCGAATGCAAAACTTCGAAACCTTCTTGACCAATGTTGATCAAACCAAGATTGTCTACAACTTCTATCAAGCCACCAGCTTTAGCCTCTCAGGGATTGGCATCAAGGGTACAATCTTGGCTCCATTTGCTGATGTAAGTTTCAGCAATGGCCAAATCAACGGGACATTGATTGGTAACTCATTGATTGGTGGCGGCGAATCGCACCACTATCCATTCAATGGTTGTTTGCCAGCAATTCCAGCCAATAAATCGGTTGAACGCTAA
- a CDS encoding SUMF1/EgtB/PvdO family nonheme iron enzyme: MLIRGLCALVVLLILAACENSAAVSSDETPVTVAPTAEQTATPAATPTMAAGTTRIDAAGVAQVWVPAGCFLMGTDPATVTEMPPAWARGALASEQPQHEVCLSQGYWIDQYEVSNADYQKFIDAGGYDQEQYWSANGWRWRKSMRNIPVECPDQQPNFPRVCITWYEAEAYSHWRGGRLPTEAEWEYAARGPESRIYPWGDSFDPAKANVLDSTGLVAVGSYPAGVSWVGAHDMAGNAMEWVQDWLDIGYYEDRVRNDPQGPAEGTRKVEKGGWWGSNTFVARSAYRHFEDLPTYEDHHIGVRVVTP, from the coding sequence ATGCTTATTCGTGGCTTATGTGCGCTTGTGGTATTGCTGATTTTAGCCGCTTGTGAGAATTCGGCTGCGGTGTCGTCGGATGAAACTCCGGTAACCGTCGCCCCAACTGCGGAACAAACCGCGACCCCAGCGGCTACCCCAACCATGGCGGCTGGCACAACTCGAATCGATGCGGCGGGTGTCGCCCAAGTCTGGGTTCCGGCTGGCTGCTTTCTGATGGGTACCGACCCAGCGACAGTGACCGAAATGCCGCCCGCCTGGGCGCGTGGCGCACTCGCTAGCGAACAGCCTCAACATGAAGTCTGTCTAAGCCAAGGCTATTGGATCGACCAGTATGAGGTTTCGAACGCCGACTACCAAAAATTTATTGATGCAGGTGGCTACGATCAGGAACAGTATTGGTCGGCAAACGGCTGGCGCTGGCGCAAATCAATGCGTAACATTCCAGTTGAATGTCCAGATCAACAGCCAAACTTTCCACGCGTTTGCATCACGTGGTACGAGGCCGAAGCCTATAGCCATTGGCGGGGAGGGCGCTTACCAACCGAAGCTGAGTGGGAATATGCTGCCCGTGGGCCTGAATCGCGAATCTATCCGTGGGGCGATAGCTTTGATCCAGCCAAAGCCAACGTGCTAGATAGTACCGGCTTAGTTGCGGTTGGCAGCTATCCCGCTGGCGTGAGTTGGGTTGGGGCGCATGATATGGCAGGCAATGCAATGGAATGGGTTCAAGATTGGCTAGATATTGGCTACTATGAAGATCGGGTGCGGAATGATCCCCAGGGTCCGGCGGAAGGTACTCGTAAAGTTGAAAAAGGCGGTTGGTGGGGTAGCAATACCTTTGTCGCCCGCTCTGCCTATCGCCACTTCGAAGATTTACCAACCTACGAAGATCATCATATTGGGGTGCGCGTGGTCACACCCTAA
- a CDS encoding transcriptional regulator, translated as MDKHIKTIAQLNRLVHEPVRLQVMSYLATVDEADFLYLMNELELTQGNLGSHMSKLEAEGYISVTKEFVARRPRTSYRLTSDGKVAIKQYWRLMRSIASDVND; from the coding sequence ATGGATAAACACATCAAAACCATCGCCCAACTTAATCGGCTTGTACATGAACCAGTTCGCTTACAAGTGATGAGCTATCTTGCTACCGTTGATGAAGCAGATTTTCTGTATCTAATGAACGAACTTGAGCTAACCCAAGGCAATCTTGGCTCGCACATGAGCAAACTTGAGGCCGAAGGCTATATCTCAGTTACCAAAGAATTTGTGGCGCGTCGCCCTCGCACCAGCTATCGTCTGACCTCAGATGGCAAGGTGGCAATCAAACAATATTGGCGACTGATGCGCTCGATCGCCAGTGATGTGAACGATTAA